From Alosa sapidissima isolate fAloSap1 chromosome 7, fAloSap1.pri, whole genome shotgun sequence, the proteins below share one genomic window:
- the phlda3 gene encoding pleckstrin homology-like domain family A member 3: MSDKMNSSKVMKDGYLEKRSNGLLQLWKKKRCLMTEDGLHLFDYKRKDRNAGPGLKEKNILFEHMETVDCVEHKRGLVYFTIVMCGGKEIDFRCQQEGTAWNAEIALALVRFKNRVAVQTGRNRYLSQQSSSEEDFISSE, encoded by the coding sequence ATGTCTGATAAAATGAACTCAAGTAAAGTGATGAAGGACGGATACCTGGAGAAAAGGAGCAACGGACTGCTTCAGCTTTGGAAGAAAAAGCGTTGTCTCATGACAGAAGACGGACTGCACTTATTTGACTACAAGCGCAAGGACAGGAACGCTGGACCGGGATTGAAGGAGAAAAATATACTCTTTGAACACATGGAAACGGTGGACTGCGTGGAACACAAACGCGGTCTTGTGTACTTCACTATCGTGATGTGTGGAGGCAAGGAGATCGATTTCAGGTGTCAGCAAGAAGGTACCGCCTGGAATGCTGAGATAGCCCTGGCGTTGGTGCGCTTCAAAAACCGCGTCGCTGTTCAAACGGGGAGGAACCGGTATCTGTCACAACAGAGCAGTAGCGAGGAGGATTTCATAAGCTCCGAATAA